Proteins from a genomic interval of Lolium perenne isolate Kyuss_39 chromosome 1, Kyuss_2.0, whole genome shotgun sequence:
- the LOC127315682 gene encoding cyclin-dependent kinase D-1, giving the protein MSSGGGGGDEDAGTKRVADRYLKREVLGEGTYGVVFKAIDTKTGVTVAIKRIRLGKYKEGVNFTALREIKLLKELKDPNIIELIDAFPYKGNLHLVFEFMETDLEAVIRDRNIVLSPADIKSYIQMMLKGLSFCHKKWVLHRDMKPNNLLIGAEGQLKLGDFGLARIFGSPERNFTHQVFARWYRAPELLFGTKQYGSAVDVWAAGCIFAELLLRRPFLQGSSDIDQLGKIFAAFGTPKSSQWPDMVYLPDYVEYQFVSAPPLRSLFPMASDDALDLLSKMFTYDPKARITAQQALEHRYFSSVPAPTKPALLPRPKLKGDSGNDKIPDLNLQGGPVVLSPPRKLRRVSAPDGTESNIHRAEKAEEIPPTGLRRHTDENMSSQSSRIPMSVDVGVVFGTRPAPRPTLNSADKSRLKRKLDMDPDFGYAE; this is encoded by the exons AtgtcgagcggcggcggcggcggcgacgaggacgCCGGCACCAAGCGCGTGGCGGACCGCTACCTCAAGCGCGAGGTCCTCGGAGAGGGCACGTACGGAGTCGTCTTCAAGGCCATCGACACCAAG ACTGGGGTGACAGTTGCAATCAAGAGAATCCGGCTAGGGAAGTACAAGGAAGGCGTCAACTTCACAGCGTTGAGGGAAATCAAGCTGCTCAAGGAGCTCAAAGATCCTAACATTATCGAGCTGATCGATGCCTTCCCTTACAAGGGAAACTTGCACCTTGTGTTCGAGTTCATGGAAACAGACCTGGAAGCTGTCATACGTGATAGGAACATTGTGTTATCTCCAGCGGACATAAAATCATACATTCAGATGATGTTGAAAGGTCTATCCTTCTGCCACAAGAAATGGGTGCTACACAG GGATATGAAACCAAATAATTTGCTTATCGGTGCTGAAGgacagctcaagcttggggattttGGTCTGGCGCGCATATTTGGGAGCCCAGAACGCAACTTCACTCACCAG GTCTTTGCACGATGGTATCGAGCGCCGGAATTATTGTTTGGCACTAAGCAATATGGATCTGCTGTTGATGTCTGGGCTGCTGGTTGTATTTTTGCTGAATTGCTGCTTAGACGACCCTTTCTCCAG GGTTCTAGTGACATTGACCAGCTTGGGAAGATCTTTGCGGCGTTTGGAACTCCAAAGTCTTCTCAATGGCCGGACATGGTTTATCTTCCAGATTATGTCGAATATCAGTTTGTCTCTGCTCCTCCACTTCGCTCGTTGTTTCCAATGGCCAGTGATGATGCTTTGGATCTTCTGTCAAAAATGTTTACATATGACCCAAAAGCGAGGATTACCGCTCAGCAGGCTCTTGAGCACAG gtactTCTCATCAGTACCGGCGCCAACAAAACCGGCTTTACTTCCAAGACCAAAGCTGAAAGGGGACTCAGGGAATGACAAGATACCTGATCTGAACCTGCAGGGCGGCCCTGTCGTTCTGTCCCCGCCGAGGAAGTTGCGCAGGGTGTCTGCCCCTGATGGGACAGAAAGCAATATTCATCGAGCAGAGAAAGCAGAAGAAATTCCTCCTACAGGCTTGAGGCGGCATACTGATGAGAACATGTCCAGTCAGAGTTCTAGAATACCAATGTCAGTTGATGTTGGAGTTGTGTTTGGCACACGACCAGCTCCTAGACCAACATTGAACAG TGCCGACAAGTCACGTTTAAAAAGGAAATTAGATATGGATCCTGACTTTGGGTACGCAGAGTAA